The proteins below are encoded in one region of Sphingopyxis sp. YR583:
- a CDS encoding CaiB/BaiF CoA transferase family protein, which produces MLSGIRIIDLTTVIFGPYATQMLADLGAEVIKVETPGLGDISRYLGSGVPDPTMGSIHLTVNRGKRSIALDLKKPEDAATLRDLIATADVFFHNVRGKAIARLGFDYDGCKALKPDIIYVHGTGFGQDGPYADLQAYDDVIQAATGTTSLLPRVDGNPSPRYFPSLIADKIAGQFGAQAILAALVHKLRTGEGQEVEVPMFECFAAFMLTEHLRDAALDPPIGPAGYPRQLDPTRQPFPTSDGYLAIVPYTAESTMRLMGLLGSAELLETPEYEAAKAEGRHMPMIYSEIARKTPAKTSAEWLELFADNDIPAMAARDLQDIKEDPHFVATQFFRPRTHPDVGAFHEMQPPVKYGAMPRRDLGFAPRVDGDGAAIRDELAR; this is translated from the coding sequence TTGCTGTCCGGCATTCGCATCATCGACCTGACAACGGTCATCTTCGGCCCCTATGCGACGCAGATGCTCGCCGACCTTGGCGCGGAGGTGATCAAGGTCGAAACGCCGGGGCTTGGCGATATCTCGCGCTATCTCGGCAGCGGCGTGCCCGATCCGACGATGGGCTCGATCCACCTGACCGTGAACCGCGGCAAAAGATCGATCGCACTCGACCTCAAAAAGCCGGAAGATGCCGCGACGCTGCGCGACCTGATCGCGACCGCCGACGTGTTTTTCCACAATGTCCGGGGCAAGGCGATCGCGCGGCTCGGTTTCGACTATGACGGCTGCAAGGCGCTGAAGCCCGACATCATCTATGTCCACGGCACCGGTTTCGGGCAGGACGGTCCCTATGCGGATCTTCAGGCCTATGACGACGTCATCCAGGCAGCGACCGGCACGACAAGCCTGCTCCCGCGCGTCGACGGCAACCCGAGCCCGCGTTATTTCCCGTCGCTGATCGCCGACAAGATCGCCGGTCAGTTCGGGGCGCAGGCGATCCTTGCCGCACTGGTCCACAAGCTGCGCACCGGCGAGGGACAAGAGGTCGAGGTGCCGATGTTCGAATGCTTCGCTGCCTTCATGCTGACCGAGCATCTGCGCGATGCCGCGCTCGACCCGCCGATCGGGCCCGCAGGTTATCCGCGCCAGCTCGACCCGACACGCCAGCCCTTCCCGACCAGCGACGGCTATCTGGCTATCGTCCCCTATACGGCCGAATCGACCATGCGGTTGATGGGCCTGCTTGGAAGCGCCGAGCTGCTCGAAACCCCGGAATATGAGGCAGCGAAAGCCGAGGGACGGCATATGCCGATGATCTACAGCGAGATCGCCCGCAAGACGCCCGCCAAGACCAGCGCCGAATGGCTGGAGCTTTTTGCCGACAACGATATCCCGGCGATGGCGGCGCGCGACCTTCAGGACATCAAGGAAGATCCGCATTTCGTCGCGACCCAATTCTTCCGCCCCCGCACGCACCCCGATGTCGGCGCCTTCCACGAAATGCAGCCCCCGGTAAAATATGGCGCGATGCCGCGCCGCGACCTGGGTTTCGCACCGCGCGTCGATGGCGACGGCGCGGCCATCCGCGACGAGCTGGCGCGCTGA
- a CDS encoding N-formylglutamate amidohydrolase, with protein MSEAWRQFGEARAGGILLIADHASNFVPDDIDLGVEPALLNNHIAIDIGVAEVAALLVEGGAVDAAILGGVSRLVVDCNRDEDAPGVLPIASDGHAVPGNALDDGAREARLARLFRPYHAHIAATITSHRPAMILSLHSFTPSLAAHPDQARPWHVGVLYNEDDRLAAAAIAALEAEDMIVGDQQPYSGKLLNATMNRHAEANGVPYIGIEMRQDLVSGAAGQALFAERLSRMCSKVALNLPK; from the coding sequence GTGAGCGAAGCGTGGCGGCAGTTTGGTGAAGCGCGCGCGGGCGGTATCCTGCTGATCGCAGATCATGCGTCGAATTTCGTGCCCGATGACATCGATCTCGGCGTCGAACCCGCGTTGCTTAACAACCATATCGCGATCGACATCGGGGTGGCCGAGGTGGCGGCATTGCTCGTCGAAGGCGGCGCGGTCGACGCCGCGATCCTCGGTGGCGTGTCGCGTCTCGTCGTCGACTGCAATCGTGACGAGGATGCGCCGGGGGTATTGCCCATCGCGAGCGACGGCCATGCGGTTCCCGGCAACGCGCTCGACGATGGTGCGCGCGAAGCCCGGCTCGCGCGCCTTTTTCGCCCCTATCATGCCCATATCGCCGCGACGATCACGTCGCATCGTCCTGCGATGATCCTGTCGCTGCACAGCTTTACCCCGTCGCTTGCGGCACACCCCGATCAAGCTCGGCCTTGGCATGTCGGCGTCCTGTATAATGAGGACGACCGCCTCGCGGCGGCGGCAATTGCGGCTTTGGAAGCCGAAGATATGATCGTTGGCGATCAGCAGCCCTATTCGGGCAAACTGCTTAATGCGACGATGAACCGGCATGCCGAGGCGAACGGTGTACCCTATATCGGGATCGAGATGCGGCAGGATCTGGTGTCCGGCGCGGCAGGGCAAGCGTTGTTCGCGGAGCGGCTTTCGCGCATGTGCAGCAAAGTTGCATTGAATCTGCCCAAATAG
- a CDS encoding 4-(cytidine 5'-diphospho)-2-C-methyl-D-erythritol kinase: MTAFRETGWAKINLALHVRRRRADGYHEIETLFAFVDGGDPIAAELAGADSLVIDGDFAEGLSAGSDNLVMRVLALLRSRYDAARIPPLSVRLTKMLPVAAGIGGGSADAAAMARLVRANFLPELGDATLARIISPLGADIAACVTSETCLGVGVGEELSPVPELRLGGTPVLLINPRRPVATGPVFAAWDGIDRGPLFTGADMRAQLFGARNDLQRPAIAQCPAVADILLELGGLKPWLTRMSGSGATCFALFDAAAERDAAAASLAERHPGWWLMTGVLR, from the coding sequence GTGACGGCGTTCCGCGAGACCGGCTGGGCGAAGATCAACCTCGCACTGCATGTCAGGCGGCGGCGCGCCGATGGCTATCATGAGATCGAGACGCTTTTCGCTTTCGTGGATGGCGGCGATCCCATCGCGGCTGAACTTGCCGGTGCCGATAGTCTCGTCATCGATGGCGATTTTGCCGAAGGGTTGAGTGCGGGTAGCGATAATCTGGTGATGCGGGTGCTAGCGTTGCTGCGCAGCCGTTATGACGCGGCGCGCATCCCCCCGCTGTCGGTTAGGCTGACCAAGATGCTACCTGTTGCGGCGGGAATCGGTGGAGGATCAGCCGACGCTGCAGCGATGGCGCGGCTCGTCCGCGCGAATTTCCTTCCCGAGCTTGGCGATGCGACGCTGGCGCGGATTATCAGCCCGCTCGGGGCCGATATTGCCGCCTGCGTGACGAGCGAGACGTGCCTCGGCGTTGGAGTGGGCGAAGAACTCAGCCCCGTGCCCGAACTGCGGCTCGGCGGAACGCCTGTGCTGCTCATCAATCCGCGCCGCCCGGTGGCGACCGGACCTGTGTTCGCCGCATGGGACGGGATTGATCGCGGGCCGCTGTTCACCGGCGCGGACATGCGCGCGCAATTGTTCGGGGCGCGCAACGATTTGCAGCGCCCTGCCATTGCGCAATGCCCGGCGGTCGCCGACATATTGCTCGAACTGGGCGGGCTCAAGCCGTGGCTGACGCGCATGTCAGGATCCGGGGCGACCTGCTTTGCGCTGTTCGACGCGGCGGCGGAGCGCGATGCCGCTGCCGCCTCGCTTGCCGAGCGGCATCCGGGCTGGTGGCTTATGACAGGAGTGTTGAGGTGA
- the ilvD gene encoding dihydroxy-acid dehydratase has translation MPSYRSRTTTHGRNMAGARGLWRATGMKDSDFGKPIIAVVNSFTQFVPGHVHLKDLGQMVAREIEAHGGAAKEFNTIAVDDGIAMGHDGMLYSLPSRDLIADSVEYMVNAHCADAMVCISNCDKITPGMLMAALRINIPVVFVSGGPMEAGKVVIKGKEVALDLVDAMVAAADEKYSDEEVTAIEQAACPTCGSCSGMFTANSMNCLTEALGLSLPGNGSTLATHADRKALFLNAGRLVVDMCRRHYEEDDKSVLPRNIATFEAFENAMSLDIAMGGSTNTVLHLLAAAFEAGVDFTMEDIDRLSRRVPCLSKVAPAKSDVHMEDVHRAGGIMAILGQLERAGLLHAHLPTVHSATLGDALNKWDISRTNDPDVQKFFMAAPGGVPTQTAFSQDRRWDSLDLDREGGVIRSADHAFSKDGGLAVLSGNIALDGCIVKTAGVDESILKFSGPAKVYESQDAAVAGILTGQVEAGDVVVIRYEGPKGGPGMQEMLYPTSYLKSKGLGAACALITDGRFSGGTSGLSIGHVSPEAAEGGTIGLVENGDLINIDIPSRTIMLAVADSVLAERRAAMEARGDLAWQPEKARPRKVSVALQAYAAMTTSAARGAVRDLSQLKGKG, from the coding sequence ATGCCTTCATATCGTTCGCGTACCACGACCCATGGCCGCAATATGGCCGGCGCCCGCGGCCTCTGGCGGGCGACGGGGATGAAGGACAGCGACTTCGGCAAGCCGATCATCGCGGTGGTCAACAGCTTCACCCAGTTCGTCCCCGGCCATGTTCACCTGAAAGACCTGGGCCAGATGGTCGCGCGCGAGATCGAGGCGCATGGCGGCGCCGCCAAGGAATTCAACACGATTGCGGTCGATGACGGGATCGCGATGGGGCACGACGGCATGCTTTACAGCCTGCCGAGCCGCGACCTGATCGCCGACAGCGTCGAATATATGGTCAATGCGCACTGCGCCGACGCGATGGTCTGCATCTCCAACTGCGACAAGATCACCCCGGGGATGCTGATGGCGGCGCTGCGGATCAATATTCCCGTCGTATTCGTCTCGGGCGGGCCGATGGAAGCGGGCAAGGTCGTCATCAAGGGCAAGGAGGTCGCGCTCGACCTGGTCGATGCGATGGTCGCCGCCGCCGACGAGAAGTACAGCGACGAGGAGGTCACCGCGATCGAGCAGGCGGCGTGCCCGACCTGCGGCTCGTGCTCGGGCATGTTCACCGCCAACTCGATGAACTGCCTGACCGAAGCACTGGGGCTGTCGCTGCCGGGCAATGGCTCGACGCTGGCGACGCACGCCGACCGCAAGGCGCTGTTCCTCAACGCCGGCCGTTTGGTCGTCGACATGTGCCGCCGCCATTATGAGGAGGACGACAAGAGCGTATTGCCGCGCAACATCGCAACTTTCGAGGCGTTCGAAAATGCGATGAGCCTCGATATCGCGATGGGCGGATCGACGAATACGGTGCTGCACCTGCTCGCCGCGGCGTTCGAAGCCGGGGTCGATTTCACGATGGAGGATATCGACCGCCTCTCGCGCCGCGTGCCGTGCCTGTCGAAAGTCGCGCCTGCCAAGAGCGACGTTCATATGGAAGATGTCCACCGTGCGGGCGGGATCATGGCGATCCTCGGCCAACTCGAGCGCGCGGGCTTGCTCCATGCGCACCTGCCGACGGTCCACAGCGCAACGCTCGGCGATGCGTTAAACAAATGGGATATTTCGCGCACCAACGATCCCGATGTGCAGAAATTCTTCATGGCCGCGCCGGGCGGGGTGCCGACGCAGACCGCATTCAGTCAGGATCGCCGCTGGGACAGCCTCGATCTGGATCGGGAAGGCGGCGTGATCCGTTCGGCCGATCACGCGTTCAGCAAGGACGGCGGGCTTGCCGTTCTGTCGGGCAATATCGCGCTCGACGGCTGCATCGTGAAGACCGCGGGGGTCGACGAAAGCATCCTCAAATTCTCTGGTCCCGCGAAGGTTTATGAAAGCCAGGATGCGGCGGTTGCGGGTATCCTGACCGGGCAGGTCGAGGCGGGCGACGTCGTCGTTATCCGCTACGAGGGGCCGAAGGGCGGGCCGGGAATGCAGGAAATGCTCTATCCGACGAGCTATCTCAAATCGAAGGGGCTCGGCGCGGCGTGCGCGCTGATCACCGACGGGCGCTTCTCCGGCGGCACGTCGGGCCTCTCGATCGGCCATGTTTCGCCCGAAGCAGCCGAAGGCGGCACGATCGGGCTGGTCGAAAATGGCGACCTGATCAATATCGACATCCCGTCGCGGACGATCATGTTGGCGGTGGCGGACAGCGTGCTGGCCGAACGCCGGGCCGCGATGGAGGCGAGGGGCGATCTGGCGTGGCAGCCCGAAAAGGCGCGCCCGCGCAAGGTTTCGGTAGCACTTCAGGCCTATGCCGCGATGACGACGAGCGCCGCGCGCGGCGCGGTGCGCGACCTGTCGCAGTTGAAGGGCAAGGGATGA
- a CDS encoding tetratricopeptide repeat protein, protein MLEQAIEAGDLEAARSAALRLWLSGDRRFDAQLVLMVDSMRRSDWKAARDYMAGRADKSGADTITRLIVPTVHAWIDVGARQSFPERHLLTANSRMRPEPALTLQVALVQAATKRAAASAMLADGVTLTDRTSQLVGLRLAATLDKAGEHDAAQRLHGRIALASGQREDPMLLLPDQPVSTPRAGTAQWLGLLADGLARTPNGSAKLPLLFARAAYWLNDQDMAVRTTLVEALDRNGQQGDAIALLDTGRTALTPVLMMRRAELIADAGDLSGAAKLAEAAANGNPARSMLVRLADIARRSNDPAAAARAYERLEASLGDDEDDKSLRGTLLIARAELLLQAEQWDAAVPLMEKAVALSPDDASILNFAGYSALERRKDVKQSLARIEAAWAREPQNASIADSLGWAYFLTGRTDDAIKLLEKAQAGEPENAVIVEHLGDAYWQAGQKFRARYNWRAAALLADADMATRLEAKLRDGLTSATTAP, encoded by the coding sequence ATGTTGGAACAAGCGATCGAGGCGGGCGACCTTGAGGCCGCACGCTCGGCCGCGCTTCGACTGTGGTTATCCGGCGATCGCCGTTTCGATGCACAACTGGTCCTGATGGTCGATTCGATGCGCCGGTCGGACTGGAAAGCGGCGCGCGACTATATGGCTGGCCGCGCCGACAAGTCGGGGGCCGACACGATCACGCGGCTGATCGTGCCGACGGTACACGCGTGGATCGATGTTGGCGCGCGACAAAGTTTCCCCGAGCGCCATTTGCTCACCGCAAACAGTCGGATGCGCCCCGAACCTGCGCTGACGCTTCAGGTCGCGCTCGTCCAGGCTGCGACGAAACGTGCTGCGGCGTCGGCAATGCTGGCCGATGGCGTGACCTTGACGGACCGCACAAGCCAGTTGGTAGGCCTGCGCCTTGCGGCGACGCTCGACAAGGCGGGCGAGCACGATGCGGCGCAGCGTCTTCACGGACGGATCGCGCTGGCATCGGGCCAGCGCGAGGATCCAATGCTGCTTCTGCCCGATCAGCCGGTCTCGACCCCGCGCGCGGGAACCGCGCAATGGCTCGGGCTGCTTGCCGACGGGTTGGCGCGCACGCCCAACGGCAGCGCGAAGCTTCCGCTGCTTTTCGCGCGCGCCGCTTATTGGCTGAACGATCAGGATATGGCGGTACGGACGACGCTCGTCGAGGCGCTCGATCGCAACGGACAGCAAGGCGATGCCATCGCGCTACTCGACACAGGACGGACGGCGCTGACGCCAGTGTTGATGATGCGCCGTGCCGAATTGATTGCTGACGCGGGTGATCTGTCCGGCGCCGCCAAGCTCGCCGAAGCTGCGGCGAACGGAAATCCCGCTCGCAGCATGCTCGTCCGCCTCGCCGACATCGCGCGCCGCTCGAATGATCCGGCGGCAGCGGCACGCGCCTATGAGCGGCTCGAAGCGTCGCTTGGCGATGATGAAGATGACAAGTCGCTGCGCGGCACCCTGCTGATCGCGCGCGCCGAGTTGCTGTTGCAGGCCGAGCAATGGGACGCGGCCGTGCCGCTGATGGAAAAGGCGGTGGCGCTTAGTCCAGATGACGCCTCGATCCTGAACTTCGCCGGTTATTCGGCGCTGGAACGCCGCAAGGATGTAAAGCAGTCACTCGCCCGGATAGAAGCGGCGTGGGCACGGGAACCGCAGAATGCGAGCATCGCCGATTCGCTCGGCTGGGCCTATTTCCTGACCGGACGCACCGACGACGCGATCAAGCTGCTTGAAAAGGCGCAGGCGGGGGAGCCCGAAAATGCAGTGATCGTCGAGCATCTGGGCGATGCTTATTGGCAGGCGGGGCAGAAGTTTCGCGCACGTTACAACTGGCGCGCCGCGGCGCTGCTCGCCGATGCCGACATGGCGACGCGGCTGGAAGCAAAACTGCGCGACGGGCTGACGTCGGCGACGACCGCGCCGTGA
- a CDS encoding class I SAM-dependent RNA methyltransferase, with translation MSEAALIERIAARGDGVTGDGRHVTGGVPGDRVRADGIIIPGPNRTEPPCRHFGKCGGCQLQHVAEPALADFVRDRVAGGLEGQNVTGVEVLPAVLSPPESRRRAVLTALRTGKQVAIGFNAAQSNQIVDMRMCPLLLPELFALIAPVRELLVMIAQPRRPVKVKMQMLDQGVELILEGVKAEGLDAAMALQDFAGAHNLARFAIDQGDGLEILWQPEPPTMRFGDILVEVPPFAFLQPTSAGQAALVEAVGNAIGDAGAVADLFAGVGTFALSVQAGRKVYAAEGARDAIAALTGAANRARALVATEHRDLFRRPLVPAELNRFGAVILDPPRAGAEEQVKQLAMSAAPVIAYVSCNPASFARDAKTLIDAGYALDWVQPVGQFRWSTHVELAARFSR, from the coding sequence ATGAGTGAAGCTGCGCTGATCGAGCGCATCGCCGCGCGCGGCGATGGCGTGACGGGCGACGGCCGTCATGTGACGGGCGGCGTACCGGGCGACCGCGTGCGCGCCGACGGGATCATCATTCCGGGCCCGAACCGGACCGAGCCGCCGTGCCGTCATTTCGGCAAATGCGGCGGCTGCCAGTTGCAGCATGTCGCCGAACCCGCGCTCGCCGATTTCGTGCGCGACCGCGTTGCGGGTGGGCTTGAGGGGCAGAATGTGACCGGCGTAGAGGTGCTGCCTGCGGTGCTGTCGCCGCCGGAAAGCCGCCGCCGTGCCGTTCTGACCGCGCTTCGTACCGGCAAGCAGGTCGCGATCGGTTTCAACGCCGCGCAGAGCAACCAGATCGTCGATATGCGGATGTGCCCGCTGTTGCTGCCCGAACTCTTTGCGCTGATCGCCCCGGTGCGCGAACTGCTGGTGATGATCGCGCAGCCGCGGCGCCCGGTGAAGGTCAAGATGCAGATGCTCGATCAGGGCGTCGAACTAATCCTCGAGGGCGTGAAAGCCGAGGGGCTCGACGCCGCGATGGCGCTGCAGGATTTTGCCGGCGCGCACAATTTGGCGCGCTTCGCGATCGATCAGGGGGACGGGCTCGAGATCCTCTGGCAGCCCGAGCCGCCGACGATGCGCTTTGGCGATATCCTCGTCGAAGTGCCGCCCTTTGCTTTCCTGCAGCCGACGAGCGCGGGACAGGCGGCGCTGGTCGAGGCGGTGGGCAATGCCATCGGCGATGCCGGCGCGGTCGCCGACCTGTTTGCGGGTGTCGGCACCTTTGCCCTGTCGGTGCAGGCGGGGCGCAAAGTCTATGCCGCCGAGGGTGCGCGCGATGCTATCGCGGCGCTGACGGGAGCGGCGAACCGCGCGCGGGCGCTCGTCGCGACCGAGCATCGCGACCTGTTCCGGCGGCCGCTGGTGCCCGCCGAGCTGAATCGCTTTGGCGCGGTCATCCTCGATCCGCCGCGCGCGGGCGCCGAGGAGCAGGTGAAGCAGTTGGCAATGTCGGCTGCGCCGGTCATCGCCTATGTCAGCTGCAACCCAGCAAGTTTCGCGCGCGATGCGAAGACGCTGATCGACGCCGGCTACGCGCTCGATTGGGTCCAGCCCGTCGGCCAGTTCCGTTGGTCGACCCATGTGGAACTGGCCGCGCGCTTTTCACGCTAA
- a CDS encoding NAD(P)H-hydrate epimerase, producing MSVPADAPILTTKAMREAEAACAIQGTSLAELMELAGAAVADTAWRMAAGAPILILCGPGNNGGDGYVAARRLAERGAEVRVAALAEPATDLARAARAGWSGPVEALNGRLPPAPLIVDALFGFGLTRPISDELATILGHFADRRILAVDVPSGVDSDGSTDWMPPLRADVTLALGALKPAHVLLPTAPTCGRVLLAPIGISASKAMRTLPKPQIGEPDAAAHKFTRGTVLVFAGPMRGAAGLCAAAALRAGAGYVVLEGGAPPPFAAIIAESDARIGERLGDPRVGAVVIGPGFPAGDELLFDVEAVLDSGKPLVLDAAAIDAALPRLSETPRRAILTPHEGELARAFPQLYGNKIDRAKAAAVRTQAVVVYKGADTIIAAPDGRVAAAWPGSPWLATAGTGDVLAGACGAMLASGIDAFDAAAAAVGWHIAQAARIGPGLVADDLVRD from the coding sequence ATGTCCGTTCCCGCCGATGCCCCGATCCTGACCACCAAGGCGATGCGCGAGGCCGAGGCGGCTTGCGCGATTCAAGGGACTTCGCTGGCTGAACTGATGGAACTTGCGGGCGCGGCCGTCGCCGACACGGCGTGGCGCATGGCCGCGGGCGCGCCGATACTGATCCTTTGTGGCCCCGGAAACAACGGCGGCGACGGCTATGTCGCGGCGCGCCGGCTGGCCGAACGCGGCGCCGAGGTGCGCGTTGCCGCGCTGGCCGAACCCGCGACCGACCTGGCAAGGGCGGCGCGCGCCGGGTGGAGCGGGCCCGTGGAAGCGCTGAACGGGCGTCTGCCCCCTGCGCCCCTGATCGTCGATGCGCTTTTCGGGTTCGGGCTGACGCGGCCGATTTCGGACGAGTTGGCGACGATCCTTGGGCATTTTGCGGACCGGCGCATCCTGGCGGTCGACGTCCCCAGCGGTGTCGACAGCGACGGTTCGACCGACTGGATGCCGCCGCTTCGCGCCGATGTCACGCTGGCACTGGGCGCGCTGAAGCCCGCGCATGTGCTCTTGCCGACAGCGCCGACCTGCGGGCGCGTGTTGCTTGCACCGATCGGGATATCGGCGAGCAAGGCGATGCGAACGCTGCCGAAGCCGCAAATAGGCGAACCCGATGCGGCGGCGCATAAGTTCACGCGCGGCACGGTGCTCGTCTTTGCGGGGCCGATGCGCGGTGCGGCGGGGCTCTGCGCTGCGGCGGCACTTCGCGCAGGAGCGGGCTATGTCGTGCTCGAAGGCGGCGCCCCGCCGCCTTTCGCCGCGATCATAGCCGAAAGCGACGCCCGGATTGGCGAACGGCTGGGCGATCCCCGTGTCGGCGCTGTCGTCATCGGCCCGGGATTTCCCGCGGGAGACGAATTGCTGTTCGACGTCGAGGCCGTGCTCGATTCGGGCAAACCGCTCGTCCTCGATGCGGCCGCCATCGACGCCGCGCTGCCGCGCCTGTCCGAAACGCCGCGCAGGGCGATCCTGACCCCGCATGAGGGCGAGCTCGCGCGCGCCTTTCCGCAGCTTTACGGCAACAAGATCGACCGCGCGAAAGCCGCGGCGGTGCGGACACAGGCCGTCGTCGTCTATAAGGGTGCCGACACGATTATCGCGGCGCCCGACGGGCGCGTTGCTGCGGCTTGGCCGGGCAGCCCCTGGCTTGCCACGGCGGGGACGGGTGATGTGCTTGCCGGGGCGTGCGGCGCGATGCTCGCAAGCGGGATCGATGCCTTCGACGCGGCTGCGGCGGCAGTGGGGTGGCATATCGCGCAAGCCGCGCGTATAGGCCCCGGCCTTGTAGCCGACGATCTGGTTAGGGACTGA
- a CDS encoding MAPEG family protein, giving the protein MSESLLAPGAVLVLWTLIVLVWAGVTRFRAFSKVGIDLKAAPPGGRGVDLEGVLPPLTNWKSHNYTHLCEQPTIFYAVIIFLHLSGGSTDLTRGLAWAYVVLRIVHSLWQSTVNRVPVRFVIFSVATLCLFALSLLAVIATLG; this is encoded by the coding sequence ATGTCCGAAAGTCTTCTTGCACCCGGTGCGGTGCTTGTCCTGTGGACGCTGATCGTACTGGTCTGGGCCGGCGTGACGCGATTCCGGGCCTTTTCAAAGGTCGGTATCGACCTGAAGGCCGCACCGCCGGGCGGACGCGGCGTCGATCTGGAAGGGGTGCTGCCACCGCTCACCAACTGGAAGTCGCACAATTACACGCATCTCTGCGAACAGCCGACGATCTTCTATGCGGTGATCATCTTCCTGCACCTGTCGGGCGGCAGCACCGACCTGACGCGCGGGCTGGCCTGGGCCTATGTCGTGCTGCGCATCGTTCACAGCCTGTGGCAGTCGACGGTGAACCGGGTACCTGTCCGTTTCGTGATTTTTTCGGTCGCGACATTGTGCCTGTTCGCGCTGTCGCTGCTCGCCGTGATCGCCACTTTGGGTTGA
- a CDS encoding MAPEG family protein, with translation MDTNAILGPVATLALWSMIMWLWMYATRIPAMQRAKIDAKNLVGTTGRGLDEVLPPEVQWKAHNYNHLMEQPTVFYAVALALAVGGMGGGLNSQLAWAYVALRILHSLIQATVNRVMWRFVIFALASLALLALCIHAFMGFVLH, from the coding sequence ATGGATACGAACGCGATATTGGGGCCGGTCGCAACGCTGGCGCTCTGGTCGATGATCATGTGGCTATGGATGTACGCAACGCGCATCCCGGCGATGCAGCGCGCCAAGATCGACGCGAAGAATCTCGTCGGAACGACGGGCCGCGGGCTCGACGAGGTGCTGCCGCCCGAAGTGCAGTGGAAGGCGCATAACTATAACCATCTGATGGAACAGCCTACGGTGTTTTACGCCGTCGCGCTGGCACTGGCGGTCGGCGGCATGGGCGGCGGGCTCAATAGCCAGCTAGCCTGGGCCTATGTCGCCCTGCGCATCCTGCACAGCCTCATCCAGGCGACGGTGAACCGCGTGATGTGGCGCTTCGTCATTTTCGCGCTGGCGAGCCTCGCGCTGCTCGCGCTCTGCATCCACGCCTTCATGGGCTTCGTGCTGCACTGA
- a CDS encoding MFS transporter codes for MQPFHHLLANNLVANVTNFTVWFALTFWTFLETQSVFATGMIAGIYLVLTAALGIWFGSLVDHHGKRVMMIVSSLASCTFYALALGGYALDPSIRAAEISSPTLWLFILASMFGMIVGNIRMIALPTLVTLLVPEDRRDKANGLVGVVSGIGFLTTSAISGFLVAWGGMVATLAIAIALSLLVALHLSFVRIDEARASTEEAEPHRIDLAGTFRVVLAIPGLFALILFSCFNNLLGGVFMALMDAYGLSLMKVEEWGMLWAVTSTAFILSGAVIARTGLGANPIRTLLFVCLAEWIVAAIFTIQSSIPLLAIGCFLWLFLGPYAEAAEQTALQKVVPYERQGRVFGFAQSVELAASPLTAFLIAPLTQFVFVPFMTDGAGAAAIGDWFGRGPERGIALVFTITGLLGVVLTIIAFRSRAYRQISAAYAAGADSTATA; via the coding sequence ATGCAGCCCTTCCATCATCTCCTTGCCAATAATCTGGTCGCGAACGTCACCAATTTCACGGTGTGGTTCGCGCTGACCTTCTGGACCTTCCTCGAAACCCAGTCGGTGTTCGCGACGGGGATGATCGCGGGTATCTATCTGGTGCTGACGGCGGCGCTCGGCATCTGGTTCGGCAGTCTCGTCGATCATCATGGCAAGCGCGTCATGATGATCGTATCGAGCCTCGCCTCATGCACCTTCTACGCGCTGGCACTCGGCGGCTATGCGCTCGATCCGTCCATCCGCGCCGCGGAGATATCCAGCCCAACCTTGTGGCTGTTCATCCTTGCAAGCATGTTCGGGATGATCGTCGGTAATATCCGCATGATCGCGCTGCCGACGCTCGTCACGCTGCTCGTGCCCGAAGACCGCCGCGACAAGGCGAACGGGCTGGTCGGCGTCGTCAGCGGCATCGGGTTCCTGACCACATCGGCGATCAGCGGCTTCCTCGTCGCGTGGGGCGGGATGGTCGCCACGCTCGCCATCGCGATCGCGTTGTCGCTTCTCGTCGCGCTTCACCTGTCGTTCGTTCGCATCGACGAAGCGCGCGCGTCCACCGAGGAGGCCGAGCCGCACCGCATCGACCTTGCCGGTACTTTTCGCGTCGTCCTCGCCATCCCCGGCCTCTTCGCGCTGATCCTCTTTTCCTGTTTCAACAATCTGCTCGGTGGCGTGTTCATGGCGCTGATGGACGCCTATGGCCTGTCGCTTATGAAGGTCGAGGAATGGGGAATGCTATGGGCGGTCACCTCCACCGCCTTCATCCTCAGCGGCGCGGTGATCGCGCGCACCGGCCTTGGCGCGAATCCGATCCGGACCCTGCTGTTCGTCTGCCTCGCCGAATGGATCGTCGCCGCGATCTTCACGATTCAGTCGTCGATCCCGCTGCTCGCAATCGGCTGTTTCCTGTGGCTGTTCCTCGGCCCCTATGCCGAAGCGGCCGAACAGACGGCGCTTCAAAAGGTCGTCCCCTATGAACGGCAGGGCCGCGTCTTCGGTTTCGCACAGTCGGTGGAGCTCGCCGCCTCGCCGCTGACCGCCTTTCTGATCGCCCCGCTGACGCAGTTCGTCTTCGTTCCCTTCATGACCGACGGCGCGGGCGCCGCCGCAATCGGCGACTGGTTCGGCCGCGGCCCCGAGCGCGGCATCGCGCTGGTCTTCACGATCACCGGGCTGCTCGGCGTCGTCCTGACGATCATCGCCTTCCGCTCGCGCGCCTATCGCCAGATCTCCGCCGCCTATGCCGCGGGCGCGGATTCGACAGCGACCGCATAA